A single genomic interval of Helianthus annuus cultivar XRQ/B chromosome 6, HanXRQr2.0-SUNRISE, whole genome shotgun sequence harbors:
- the LOC110865610 gene encoding zinc finger CCCH domain-containing protein 39, with the protein MFQHPFNGGNNGEGELFPQQSGSNFQFEATNNRSRNNSEVNMNPTKSTSLRPAGQRSTFSNIPVNRGTTHIFYKTRMCQKFLDGICRNGDGCTFAHGPNDLREPPPNWQELVKDNRGGNAGGNWNWNDDQKIIHRMKICKKFYNGDECPYGERCNFLHESPAKFKAEAGVDGGRTRESSVINIRTVVDRGQSQTEAGQDCITIGKTDQDASRGSVKTSFWKTQICGKWEMTGQCIFAEKCHFAHGLAELQTGRVEGDRHHYGGSVAAHMVSGPITEPLATASATAVPVVRRGVGKGFLKLANKKLNRIYGDWIDDEDDDLS; encoded by the exons ATGTTTCAACATCCTTTTAATGGTGGCAACAATGGTGAAGGTGAACTCTTTCCTCAACAAAGTGGATCAAACTTCCAGTTTGAAGCCACAAATAACAGATCAAGAAACAACTCTGAAGTCAACATGAATCCTACAAAGTCAACATCTTTACGCCCCGCGGGTCAAAGATCCACCTTCTCAAACATCCCTGTGAATAGAGGAACCACCCACATATTCTACAAGACTCGAATGTGCCAGAAGTTTCTCGATGGAATCTGTCGTAACGGTGACGGCTGTACGTTCGCTCACGGCCCAAACGATTTGCGCGAACCGCCTCCGAACTGGCAAGAGCTTGTGAAGGATAATAGAGGAGGAAATGCAGGtgggaattggaattggaatgaCGATCAGAAAATCATTCACCGAATGAAGATTTGTAAAAAGTTTTATAACGGTGACGAATGCCCGTATGGAGAAAGGTGTAATTTTCTCCATGAAAGTCCTGCTAAGTTCAAGGCTGAAGCAGGCGTGGACGGTGGAAGAACGAGAGAGAGTTCCGTGATCAACATTCGGACTGTCGTTGACCGTGGTCAAAGTCAAACCGAGGCGGGTCAAGACTGTATTACCATTGGTAAGACCGATCAAGACGCTTCACGAGGTTCTGTGAAGACGAGTTTTTGGAAAACTCAAATTTGTGGCAAATGGGAAATGACTGGCCAATGCATATTTGCAGAGAAATGTCACTTTGCTCATGGGCTTGCAG AGCTACAGACGGGACGTGTGGAGGGTGACAGGCATCATTATGGTGGTTCGGTTGCAGCCCACATGGTCAGCGGTCCCATCACCGAGCCACTGGCTACTGCTTCAGCGACTGCTGTTCCTGTCGTACGTCGAGGTGTAGGAAAGGGGTTCTTGAAATTAGCAAACAAGAAGCTGAATCGGATATACGGAGACTGgattgatgatgaagatgatgatttgaGTTAA
- the LOC110865612 gene encoding nudix hydrolase 19, chloroplastic → MSINLKSPVYAGNPIRSKTPKLTDPCSPTSALQTLKILLSGQPPHIQEPSSPNFKVLPFKKGRPLAGSTGDLVNKWHLGWLTFADFKDLLEVKLSDELLVYLGCKIEEEDSVVYWAFDVSEDSSLVQQKLGSKQLCFVELRTLMVATDWADDTAMGQLAIAGHARALLEWHNVSRFCGSCGEMLIPAEAGRRKQCIKDSCKKRIYPRVDPVVIMLVIDKENDRALLSKQSRFVPRMWSCLAGFLEPGESLEEAVRRETWEETGIEVGEVVYHSSQPWPVGPSSMPCQLMIGFFAYATSLDINVDKSELEDAKWHSREEVKKALTYAEYERAQKTSAYKVDQMCKGFQKGQNLVSDSNIKSGELAPMFVPGPYAIAHHLISSWAHQVSVNGSQTQHKGVRSRL, encoded by the exons ATGTCCATAAACCTGAAATCTCCAGTTTATGCTGGTAACCCAATAAGATCCAAAACCCCCAAATTAACAGACCCATGTTCACCCACTTCAGCCTTACAAACCCTAAAGATTCTTCTTTCAGGTCAACCCCCCCATATCCAAGAACCATCTTCCCCTAACTTCAAGGTGCTTCCTTTCAAAAAGGGCAGACCTTTAGCAGGCTCAACTGGTGATTTGGTCAACAAATGGCATCTGGGGTGGTTGACTTTTGCTGATTTTAAGGATCTTTTGGAGGTAAAATTGAGTGATGAGTTGTTGGTGTATTTGGGTTGCAAGATTGAAGAAGAAGATAGTGTTGTCTATTGGGCTTTTGATGTTTCAGAAGATTCTAGTTTGGTGCAGCAGAAGTTGGGGAGTAAACAGCTTTGTTTTGTGGAGTTGAGGACTTTGATGGTGGCTACTGATTGGGCTGATGATACTGCTATGGGTCAACTTGCTATTGCTGGTCat GCCAGAGCATTATTAGAATGGCATAATGTGTCTCGGTTTTGCGGATCTTGTGGTGAAATGTTGATTCCTGCTGAAGCTGGGAGAAGAAAGCAATGTATAAAAGATTCTTGCAAGAAAAGAATCTACCCTCGAGTTGATCCG GTTGTCATTATGTTAGTCATTGATAAAGAAAATGATCGCGCGCTACTTAGTAAACAGTCAAGATTTGTGCCTCGAATGTGGAGTTGCCTTGCCGGATTTCTAGAG CCAGGAGAAAGCTTGGAAGAGGCCGTGAGGAGAGAAACGTGGGAGGAAACCGGCATTGAAGTTGGTGAAGTAGTCTATCATAGTTCTCAACCATGGCCTG TTGGACCTAGCAGCATGCCATGCCAGTTGATGATCGGGTTTTTTGCATACGCGACATCACTTGACATAAACGTGGACAAGAGTGAACTTGAAG ATGCTAAGTGGCACAGTAGAGAAGAAGTGAAGAAAGCGTTGACATATGCCGAATATGAAAGAGCACAAAAAACATCAGCATATAAAGTAGATCAAATGTGTAAAGGGTTTCAGAAAGGTCAAAATCTCGTTTCGGATTCTAATATTAAAAGTGGAGAACTCGCGCCCATGTTTGTTCCTGGTCCTTATGCTATCGCGCATCATCTAATCTCTTCGTGGGCACATCAGGTCAGCGTAAATGGCAGTCAAACACAACATAAAGGTGTTCGTTCACGATTGTAG